Proteins encoded by one window of Porphyromonas vaginalis:
- a CDS encoding IS110 family transposase translates to MKYFFIGIDVSKEKLDATMIHYESESDSEQQLAYTTVENNPKGFRSLVSWSKKNAGRRVKTDTMLFCCETTGGYDRALCDWLYGNGLNIWRESALQIKRSMGLRKGKDDKADSEMIAYYALRFRSQATLYKPLDGNMRSLRDLFLYRQSLVAERQAKMVSSKEKQHISSKSKVDNFIYRDAQKGIDILTKSIKKCECRMLEIIKEDEEMYRNYLHLISCKGVGLITSVMLIIYTDNFKSWNAKKMASYCGIAPFYESSGSSVFHKANTSGYSNRRLKGILTQAARSAITYNPTLRQYYLRMKAQGKPYGVILNNVNNKLVHILFSLVLHDCDFELDHEAKRALRA, encoded by the coding sequence ATGAAATACTTTTTCATCGGCATCGATGTATCCAAAGAGAAACTAGACGCCACAATGATTCACTACGAATCTGAATCAGACAGCGAGCAGCAGCTCGCCTACACTACAGTAGAAAACAACCCTAAGGGGTTCCGGAGCCTCGTCTCTTGGAGTAAGAAGAACGCTGGTCGAAGAGTCAAGACCGACACCATGCTCTTCTGCTGTGAGACTACAGGAGGATACGATCGCGCACTCTGCGACTGGCTCTACGGCAACGGCCTAAACATCTGGCGCGAAAGTGCTCTGCAGATCAAGCGCAGCATGGGTCTGCGCAAAGGCAAGGACGACAAAGCCGACTCAGAGATGATCGCTTACTACGCCCTACGCTTCCGCTCCCAAGCCACTCTCTATAAACCTCTGGACGGGAACATGCGTAGCCTACGTGACCTCTTTCTCTATAGGCAGTCTCTAGTTGCCGAGAGACAGGCTAAGATGGTTAGTTCCAAGGAAAAACAGCACATCTCTAGCAAGTCTAAAGTCGACAACTTCATCTACCGAGATGCTCAGAAGGGCATCGACATCCTGACCAAAAGCATCAAAAAGTGCGAGTGCCGAATGCTTGAAATCATCAAGGAAGACGAGGAGATGTACCGCAACTACCTGCACCTCATTTCCTGCAAAGGAGTGGGCCTCATCACCTCTGTCATGCTGATCATCTACACCGACAACTTCAAGAGCTGGAATGCCAAGAAGATGGCTAGCTACTGCGGTATAGCACCCTTCTACGAGAGCTCTGGGAGCTCAGTCTTTCACAAAGCCAACACAAGTGGCTACAGTAACCGACGGCTAAAAGGAATCTTGACCCAAGCAGCCCGAAGTGCCATAACGTATAACCCAACATTAAGACAATACTACCTACGCATGAAAGCCCAAGGCAAGCCCTACGGGGTCATCCTCAACAATGTCAACAATAAGCTCGTACACATTCTCTTCTCTTTAGTTCTGCACGACTGCGACTTCGAGCTGGACCACGAAGCGAAGAGAGCTCTTCGAGCCTAG